The window GCCGGCCTAACAGTGGCGGTCGGTCAGGATGCGGTTGCGATCACGGATGAAGGGCTTAAGAGCGCTCCCGCGATTACTGAAGAAGTCAAGCTCTACGAACGCAAACAGCTGGAACTTGTCGAGCAATTCCGCACCTTCGTCGAAGAAAATTATCCTAGTCACTTGGATTTCTTACTCCAAGACTTGGGCCAAGCCTTGGCAGAGTACTTTGACCGCCACGCGATCCCTCTGCTCAATGAAGGATTGCGAGGGCGTGCTCGATCTGCAGAGGACTCACACGGCCTAGACTTCCTGGTTTCCGCCTTCGTATCTCGCTTGGCTCAGTCGGATCAAGCAAGATTCGCCTACGTAGTTGAGGCAGCGAAAGGTGCAATGCTGGCGTCGGTGCTAGTCCTTGACACCTCAGGGTTGTCTGAGTCCCTTGCTCAACTCCGACTGGTACTCGACACCCCTGTCATGATGGACGCCCTAGGATTTCATGGGCCGATTCCAGAAGCTGCGGCCGAGCAAGTCCTCAGTCTCGCGCGTAGTCAGGGTGCTCAATTGGTTACATTTGAGCACAGCGTGGGTGAAGTGCAAGGAATTCTGGAATCTATTGAGATCTCCCTGCGGAGAGGAACTTCAAAGTCAACAGCTGCCGGCTATTTGCACTTCGCTGAGACAGGCCAGAGCCCTGCCGACCTGGCAGTCCTCCGGGGTCAGGTTGGGGCCAAGCTCAGAGATCTTGGTATAAAGTTGATCGCCCGCCCGGACAACTACTATGACCACGGCCTCGATGAGAATAAGCTTGAAGATCTCATTCAGAAGAGAGTGCGTTACTGGCAGGACGCCACACGTGTGAATGACGTAATGTCCCTCTCCGCCGTTCATCGCCTACGCCACGGCGTCCGCGACAAATCCCTCGAGCGCTGCGGTGCTGTTCTTGTCTCTTCGAACTCTAACCTCGTTGCTGCAGCTGTTCAGTTTGACCACAACCGTACCGGGTTCCCCCTTGCGCTAACGATAGAAGCGCTGGCGAGCATCCTCTGGGTCCGCACGCCTGCGGCAGCCTCTGACGTGCCGAAACAGGTACTCCTGGCGGCTGCTTACGCTGGCATGCAACCAAGCATAAGCCTCTGGTCTCGGTACCTAGATGAAGTGGAGAACCTGGAAAAGAGCGATGCTGTCACGCCGGACGAAGCAATCATATTGCGATCAAGTCCGGTCAGTCGCGAAACCCTAATGGAAGAAACGCTTGGCGATCCTGCCGCCGTAACGTCGGAGTCACCAAAGGAAGTGCTCACCCGTATCAAGAACGAAGCCACTGCTCCGCTTATAGGTCAGCTAAGCGAACTCACTCAACGGACACACGAAATATCGCAAGTCGCCGATCATGCTTCTGCAGACTGGTTGACGCAGGTGAAGGCCCGAGAGGAGGCAGAAGGCCAAGTTCTCGAACTAAAAGGGGAAAAGCTTGCGCTAGAGGCCCGGATCCAGTCTGCCAAGGATGAGGATGACAGGCGTCGTAGTCGCATCAACGAGAATGCCAAACTCACCGCCAGAACGCGACGCCGTCGCATCGCGCTGACGGTTCGGGTTGTGGCTGCACTAGTAGCCGCAGTCGCCCTCGTATACTTCTTGTCATTGTCAGCGCCAGAGGGTAAGGCGGGTGCAACAATCGCAGGCGTGGGTGGACTAGTGAGCCTGATCCTTTCATTTCTGCCAAAAGACCTCAATCTTTTGGATCGTTGGGAGAAACGCCATTCCGACCGTGTCGCGCGCAAGCTGCTAGCGAACGCAGGTTTCGAACTCACTGCTTAATACAGGGGCGAAGGCGGTGATCTTCATCGTGCTGAACGCGTCCGGGAATCCCTACGTCTCACCAAGTGCAGCCTGCTGACAACACCGATAACAACGCATATGTCGTGTAGGGCCCGGTGTACTTCATCAGACGAACAAAGGCCGCAGCTCTAACCAGGGCTGTGGGTAGAGTTTCTTGGTCAGGTGCATCGTCTCCAACGCTGAGCCGACGCGGCAGGAGGGCTGCAGATGCATCTGGCACGATGGCAATCCTACGGACCACCAAGGCACACAGGAAGTAAGCGAAGTCAGCGCTTGCCCTCGCCAAATCATCGGCCCAAGAGTCAGCAGAATTACCTTGCACGGATGGAATGAAGAGGTGGTTCGCCTTGTGGCGACACAGCCCAATTCATCACTCTGGTATCCCAAACCTCCACCGCCCCCACCCACCCCCTTGACTCACACCCCCACCTTCCCTAAACTTTTCATAAAGCAGAATCTAAATTCCACAAAGCGGAAACTGAAGCCCAGGCACCAAGGCCAGGACAAGCAAAGTGGAAGATAGATCCAAGCCCCTCCTCGGAAGGACCTACGATGACGTACACAGTGAACTGCTCCATCCTCCTGACGGAGCTGCCCTTGCTCGAGCGCCCCGCCGCCGCGAAGGCAGCCGGTTTTGACGCCGTCGAGTTCTGGTGGCCCTTCGAAACCTCCGTCCCCAGCGACGCCCAAGTAACAGAGTTTGAAACCGCCATCAAGGACGCCGGTGTTCAGCTCACGGGCCTGAACTTCAACGCCGGCAACATGCCCGGCGGCGACCGCGGCCTGGTTTCCTGGAAGGGACGTTGCTCCGAATTCAAGGACAACATCGACGTCGTAGCCGGCATCGGTGAGCGCCTGGGCTGCAAGGCCTTCAATGCCCTCTATGGCAACCGCCAGGATGAGTTCACCCCTGAAGAGCAGGACGAACTCGCGGCCAAGAACCTCGCCGCAGCAGCAGAAGGCGTCGCCCGCATCGGCGGCACCGTCCTCCTCGAACCGGTCAGCGGCGCACCCAAGTACCCGCTCCTCACCGCCGAAGACGCACTCAAGGTCATCGCCCGCGTCAAGGCAGAATCCGGCGCACAGAACATCAAGCTCCTCGCCGACTTCTACCACCTGGCAGTCAACGGCGACGACGTCGAATCCGTCATCGAGAACCACGCCAAGGACTTCGGCCACATCCAGATCGCCGACAACCCCGGACGCGGCGCTCCCGGAACCGGCACACTCCCCCTCGGCGAATGGATCGCCCGCAGCCGCGAACTCGGCTACGACGGCTACATCGGCCTCGAGTACAAGGAACCGCAGGAATCGGCTTTCAGCTGGGCCATCCGCCAGCGCGCCAACGCCAACTGAATTACGACGGCGGCACCCGCCACAGCGGCCGACTCGCCAAACAGCACGCCTGAGCTAAAAAGACTTTCAGAAAGAGAACCACAATGAGCAACGTTGCAGTCATCGGACTCGGAATCATGGGCCTCCCCATGGCCATCAACCTCGTCAAGGCAGGCCACACGGTCACCGGTTTCAACCGCAGCCAGGACAAGATCGACAAGCTCGTCTCCGAGGGCGGCCAGGGTGCCACGAGCATCGCTGACGCAGTCAAGGACGCCGACGTCGTCATCACCATGGTCCCGGACTCCCCCGATGTTGAGGGTGTAGTCAGCGGCAAGGACGGCGTCTTCGCCAATGCGAAGAAGGGCACCATCTGGGTCGACGCATCCAGCATCCGCCCGGACGTCGCCAAGCGTCTCTCGGACGACGCAGTAGCAGCAGGCATCCGCCCGCTCGACGCCCCCGTATCCGGCGGCGAACAGGGCGCCATCGACGCCGTCCTGTCCATCATGGTCGGCGGCTCCGCGGAGGACTTCGAGGCAGCACAGGATGTCCTCAACGCAGTAGGGAAGACCATCGTCCACGTCGGCCCGTCCGGCTCCGGCCAGACCGTCAAGGCTGCAAACCAGCTGATCGTGGCCGTCAACATCCAGGTCCTCGGCGAGGCCATCGCCTTCCTTGAGGCCTACGGCGTAGACACCGACGCAGCACTGAAGGTCCTGGGCGGCGGCTTGGCCGGCTCCAAGGTCCTCGAGCAGAAGGGTCAGAAGATGCTCGACCGCAACTTCGACCCCGGCTTCCGCCTGGCCCTCCACCACAAGGACCTCGGCATCGTCACCTCCGCGGCCCGCGAAGCCAACGTCGCTGTCCCGCTCGGCGCAGTCGTCGCCCAGCTCGTCGCCGCAACCGTCAACCAGGGCGACGGCGGCCTCGACCACTCGGGCCTCTTCAAGCAGGTCCTCCAGCTCAGCGGCCGGAAGTAAATACCCCGGCTAAAGCCGGACCGAAACGAAAAGCAGGGAACCCGCCGTCGTACTTAAACAACGGCGGCTCCCTCACCACACCCAAAAACACCACAGACTTCGCCCGACAGGGCAAAAAACAAGGAGTACACCATGGCAAAGATGCGCACCGTTGATGCGGCCGTAGCCATCCTGGAAAAGGAAGGCGCAACCGAAGCTTTCGGTCTGCCCGGCGCAGCGATCAACCCCTTCTACTCAGCAATGCGTGCCCACGGCGGCATCCGCCACACGCTGGCCCGCCACGTTGAAGGCGCCAGTCA is drawn from Arthrobacter sp. 31Y and contains these coding sequences:
- a CDS encoding hydroxypyruvate isomerase family protein; amino-acid sequence: MTYTVNCSILLTELPLLERPAAAKAAGFDAVEFWWPFETSVPSDAQVTEFETAIKDAGVQLTGLNFNAGNMPGGDRGLVSWKGRCSEFKDNIDVVAGIGERLGCKAFNALYGNRQDEFTPEEQDELAAKNLAAAAEGVARIGGTVLLEPVSGAPKYPLLTAEDALKVIARVKAESGAQNIKLLADFYHLAVNGDDVESVIENHAKDFGHIQIADNPGRGAPGTGTLPLGEWIARSRELGYDGYIGLEYKEPQESAFSWAIRQRANAN